Genomic DNA from Paenibacillus sp. KS-LC4:
GGCTGCGGAAGCTGGCCTTTCGGCTGCTGACAGCAGCCAAATGGGCGCTGCATCCGCACAAGCAGAACAAGGAACGCAAGCGAGCCAGCCAAGCACCGCTGAAATACCTCCCTATGGCCCGTTGATCATAGATGGCGTTCCCGTATTTGGCGTCATGCTCTCATCTGACGGCAGTCTCGCCCTGTTCCAGTTCCAATTCACCGAGCAGCAGGCTTCATTGCCTAAATCCGTACCTGATGCTGTAATCAGCGCCGCCGCTGCCGCCCAGCAGAACAACTCCGGCATTACAGCTATACCTAGCGATTCGCTTAAGAGCACGCCGGCCATCGGTTCGACAGAAGCAATCGGGCTTCTCATTGCAGCCGTTGTACTCATTATTACACTTGGCTCTGTTGTTGCTGCGGGTCTGCCGCTGCTTACCGCTATTTTTGGCGTAGCGATCAGTATTGGAGGCGCATTTGCCCTTTCGAAATTTATTCCGATCAATGACATTACGCCTATTTTGGCGATCATGATCGGTCTTGCTGTCGGCATCGACTATTCCCTGTTTATTGTAAATCGTCAGCGCCGCATGATTTTAGATCAGGGACTAAGTGCTCGCGAAGCTGCAAGCAGAGCGGTTGGTACCGCTGGCAGCGCCGTATTTTTTGCAGGCTTAACCGTTATTATTGCTTTGTTCGGCATGCTTGTCATTGGCATTGAGTTCTTGTCTACGATGGCAATCGTCGCTGGAGTGACGGTTTTCATCACTGTGCTGCTAGCACTGACTCTGCTCCCTGCCCTGCTTGGCCTCGTAGGCGAACGTATTTGCTCAACTAAAGTCCGCATGAAAAACAGCAGCACAGGCGATAAAGCTCAGCACGGGTTCTCCATTCGCTGGGTTAAAGGAACGGTGAAATTCCGCTGGCTAATAATTATCGGAGTGATCATCGTTCTAGGCACGGCAGCGATTCCAGTTGCGAAAATGGAGCTTGGCATTCCCTCTGGCGCCTCGGCAAACCTGGATACGTCTGCTAGACAAAGCTATGACGCGATTTCCAAAGGCTTCGGAGAAGGCTTCAACGGTCCTCTGCTACTGGTGGGAGAGACGAAAAATGCCTCCGAGCCATTCACTCCTGAAAAACTCGGCATGCTCGTTCAGGAGCTGCAAATGCATGACAATGTTTCACTCGTCACACTAATGGGTGTGAACAAAACGGGCGATATGGCGATTATTAGCCTGATTCCAAAAACAGGACCAACGGACTTAGCAACGAAGGAGCTAGTCAACGATCTGCGCGCCCCACAATCAAGCATTGCGCAAAATACGGATGTGAAGCTGGGCGTTACCGGGTTCACCGCTATTAATATTGATATGTCGTCTAAGCTGTCGGAGGCGTTCCCTCTGTATGTCGGCATTATCGTCATCCTGTCCATTATTATTCTGCTCTTGGTGTTTCGCTCAATCATCGTTCCCATTAAAGCGACGGTCGGTTTTATACTCAGCATACTTGCAACGTTCGGCCTTACCACAGCGGTTTACCAGTGGGGATGGCTGCATTCACTTTTCGGCTTTGACACAGGAGGCCCGCTGCTAAGCTTTATGCCTATCCTTGTCACCGGCATTCTTTACGGATTAGCGATGGATTACCAGGTTTTCCTAGTAAGCTCTATGCGTGAATCTTACGTGCATGGTCATAGAGGAACCGACAGTGTCGTACACGGCTATGATCTAGCAAGCCGCATTGTTCTTGCCGCCGCTGTCATCATGGTATCCGTCTTTGCCGGATTCATATTCGCACCTGATGCCATGATTAAACAGATCGGCTTCGCTTTGGCGATAGGCATACTTATTGATGCCTTTATCGTCCGTATGACGCTGGTTCCAGCCGTCATGGCCATTTTCGGAGATAAAGCATGGTGGCTCCCAAAATGGTTAGACCGTTTGCTGCCGAACCTTGATGTCGAGGGCGATAAGCTGATTACCGCACTGAATGCTCAGGCCAGCAGTAATAGCAAGACGTAGATGAACAAGTCCGCTTCACGAGCGACCTTTACTGTATTTATTTTGAAGCCAGTGAAGGTTGCAACCAAACAACGGATATGGTAGAATTCACTAAACTATGCGATAGGAGCTGAAGAGGATAATGTAGACTTTCTTGCGGAACGTTTGAAGAATAAAACGCTATGTTTTGTTCTTTGCGTGCAAGAAAGTTACTTATTCTTTTCACTCAAATAGATTGGCTTATTTGGCCCGCAGCGGGCTAAATTTGCTGTATTTTTTGAGCTACAAGAAGGGTAACTTTCTTGTAGCTCTTTTTATTTTTTACAAAAGGGGGAATTTGTCATGGCCTTGATTAAAGTGACGAACCTTACATTTGCCTATGAAGGCAGCTACGATAACATCTTCAATCAGGTTACCTTTCAAATGGATACCAACTGGAGGCTGGGCTTTACGGGGAGGAATGGCCGGGGGAAAACGACGTTTCTGCAACTGCTGCTCGGCAACTATGAATACAATGGCACCATTTCTGCCGATGTCGGCTTTGAATATTTTCCATTCGCTATCGAAAATAAACAATACAATACGCTCGATATCATCGACCATATATGTCCGGACTATCAGCATTGGGAGCTCCTTCGCGAGCTTTCCCTGCTAAAGGTGTCGGAGGACGTTTTATACAGGCCGTTCGATACTTTGTCGAATGGGGAGCAGACGAAGGTGCAGCTTGCTGCCTTGTTTCTTAAAGAGAACCGCTTTCTGCTCATAGACGAGCCGACGAACCATTTGGACATTCATGCCAGAAAGCTGGTCAGCCACTATCTGAATGCCAAAAAAGGCTTTATTCTGGTGTCTCATGACCGTGCATTTCTGGATAACTGCGTCGATCATACTCTGTCGATTAACAAAACTGGCATTGAAATTCAGAGAGGAAATTTCTCCGATTGGTGGGAAAATAAACAACGGCAGGACCAGTTCGAGATGGCCGAGAACGAAAAGCTGCGCAAGGACGTCAAGCGGCTGAATGAAGCAGCACAACGAACAAGCAGTTGGTCACATGAGGTAGAGAAAACGAAAAACGGCACCCGAAACTCCGGCTCCAAGGTAGATAAAGGGTACATCGGTCACAAGGCCGCGAAAATGATGAAGCGCTCCAAGACGCTTGAGCATAGACAGCAGTCGGCGATTGACGAAAAAGCCCAGCTTCTGAAAAATGTCGAAAGCTCAGAAAGCCTCAAAATTTCGCAATTGGCCTACCATAAGAATCAGCTGGCTGAGCTTGACCACGTCTCCATTCAGTACGGCGAAAAGACGGCTTGCCGCGACGTCAGCTTCACGATCGAGCAAGGAGATCGCATTGCGCTTGCTGGCCCGAATGGCTCTGGAAAATCAAGTCTGCTCAAGCTGATTTATGGCGAGGAAATCCCCTTCTCTGGAACGCTGCGCAAAGGAAGCCAGTTGAAAATTTCCTATGTATCGCAGGACACAGCGCATTTGCAAGGCCATTTGTCAGCTTATGCCGCAAGCCATGGCATCGACGAAAGCTTGTTCAAAGCGATTTTAAGGAAGCTGGATTTTTCGCGTATTCAATTCGAAAAGGACATAGCCTCCTTCAGCGGCGGCCAGAAGAAGAAGGTGCTGATCGCTAAAAGTCTTTGCGAGCCCGCCCATCTGCATATTTGGGATGAGCCGCTCAATTTTATAGATGTCATCTCCCGGATGCAAATGGAGGAGCTGCTGCTGGAGCATGCGCCAACGATCCTTTTTGTAGAGCATGACAGCGAGTTTTGCAAGCATGTCGCGACCAAGGTCGTGGAATTGGAAGGCTAGCTGATAACGCGCGCAAGCTGTTCAGATAAATCAGGCTCCAATAAATAAAAAAAGAACTTCCCCTCAAGCCATTTTGCAGCCTGAGGGGAAATTCCTTTTGAATAGGGATGAATAACCCAACATTCACATGTAGCAGCGAATTTACTCCTTTATTTCATCCACTATCGTATCCATTTTTATTAGCTTGCGCGGCACTTGTTCTTTTTCACCATACCATAGCAGCACATCAGCTAATAAATCTAAAATGCGAATGAAGTTATCCTTGTCTGCCTTTGACACCTTGTCAGCATACTGAAAAATCTCATCGAAGCAAATTTGGCGGACAAATGCCGTGTATTTTGTATACACCTCGCGCCCTTCGGCAGAAGGCTTTACATATATATCTTTGCGGTTGCCGCTTAAACGATATTTCTCCAATAAGCCTTTTTCCTCTAAATTTTTAACGTTTTTGGAAAAGGTGCTGCGGCTAACGCCAAGACGTGCTGCCATCTCCGACATTTTCTCGTCCTTGTCCTCAGCCTCCAAAATATATTCCAGCGTCTGAATTTGCGAGGCAGAGAACATCACATCTGTTCCATAGCTGCGCTGTAGCTTATAGGTGTTTGAGTAAGCATTCCCGTACTTAATGATCTTCTCAATAAGGGCTCGATGGTTGCCCATCCATTCTAATTTCATCGGTAGCCCCTTTCATCTTACAGGTACAAAAATCAGATTCGTTGCTCCAGCCAAGCGATGGCTTCTTCAATGACCTCGTCGCGACTTGGTTCGTTGAATATTTCATGCATGAGATGCGCATAAATTTTCAACGTTTTATCTGTAGAAGCAATATCCCCGTAAAAATCACGGGAATCCTGTTCGCTTACGAGCCCGTCATTCGCTCCGTGTAGCACTAAAACGGGATCAACAAATTTCTCTGCATGCTGCTTCAGCCACTCTACTCCATCCCCTAGGCAATTGAATAGATCTACAGAAATTTGCTTTTCTACTAGCGGATCATTGGCGTAAGCGGATACAACCTCTGGATCACTGCACACTCCGCTGCCAAGCTCATTTGGAAAATACGTGCCCAATGGAAGCGCTAGCGGCAGTTCTCCGGCAACCTTCGTATGATAACGCGTAAGCGCTCCAGATAAAACGATGCCTTTTACTTTGCCTGGATATTTGGTTCCAAAGGAAGAGGAAGCAAAGCCTCCCATACTATGTCCGATTACAAAAAGAGGGATATCGCCGGACTCTTGCAAAGCCGCCTCAACAATGACATTTATATCGTCAATCATGTGATGAAAATCGTTGTAGAGGGTACGCGGACCTTCTGAGCGGGCATGGCCGCGATGATCAAAACGATAGACATTGAATCCACGCTTATTTAATTTTTCCGTCACATAATCGTAGCGTCCAGCATGCTCGCATAAACCATGAACGATGACAACTGCGGCCTTTGCATCACTGACCTTATTTTTACTGAAATAAAGCTTTGTACCGTCAAAGGAGGTGATCGTCGTTTCAATAATGCTCATAATCATTCCCATTCCTTTCGCTGCGCCCAAGCACATAACAGATAAAACCTACCAGTACTGAGCGTTTTTTAGTGTGCGTAATGTTTAAAAGCCATAAAATTAATATTCTATTAAAATAATATTGTTTCTTACAGAAACAATATTATCACCATCACCGCTTTTTGTCCACGCAAAATTTAAGCGCTTTCAAAAAAACGACCTACTTTGCCATTGACCAGCTCCAGGCAATTGAGCTGTCCTCCAAAGGAGCAACCACCGTCAATACCTATTTTGTCGCCGCCAAGCCAAATCGCATAGGAGCCGTGAATATCCTTTGTAACCGTATGACCAAAGACAACTACCTTTTCCATACGAGTTTTGTTCCTATAAAACTGCTCCTTGATATACAGCAAGTCATGAGTACTCTGCTCACATAATTGGGCTACTGAAGGGTTTAGACCTGCATGGACGTAGATGTAATCGTTATCCTCGTAATAGAAAGGAAGCTTTTTCAAAAAGGCTAAATGAGAAGCAAACTCCCCCAGCATCACATCTCGCGCTTCCTTCAAATGCTCTAAACGATTGCTTCTAGTTGTCCTACAGTAGCTATGTAACGTTTCGCTGCCGCCATGCTCAAAAAAACGGGTTATATCTTGCTCACTCGCCCGATTCTCCATCACCCTAACAAAACGATGGTCATGATTGCCTTGCAATGCAATTGCCCCCTGCTCTTGGACTAAATGCATAACTAATTCAACGACCTCTTTGCTTTTCGGGCCTCTACTTACATAATCCCCTAGAAGAATCAGTCTATCCTGCAAGGAACGATATTCGATTTTTTCCAAGAGCTCTATAAATTCGCGGTAACAGCCGTGGATATCGCTAATGACCAATGTTCGTTCCACATTCATAAGATTTAGTTGTCTCCCTTGTATGCATTTTTCTCTTTTCAAGCCATTTTCAACAAGTCTTGTATATAATACCACGTAAAACCTTTCTTCAAAACATCATGAACTATTGTGCTTACTTTAAAAATATAAGAATAGAAAAAGCACCTAGCGGGATCGCCAGCATGGAGCTGATCCCGCTAGATGCTTGCCTTTCATTTGTTCGTATTATTTAGCCAACAAGTCCTGTCCGCTCAATACTTTCGACAAAGTAGCGCTGCACAAACAAATAAAGAATAATGAGCGGCAAAATCGCGAGCAGTATTCCCGTATCCTGCACCATGCTCAAGTAAAACGGGTCTGCTTTGGAGGAGGCACCGTCTTGGAGGAAGATGGCTAAATTATAGGGCAAAGAGGACAATTGGGTAGACATCACCTTGCTCGATGTCAAGTAGGTTGTCGTAAAGAAGCTGTCGTTCCACTGCCATACGAAGGAGAAGAGCAACACGGTTACGATTGCCGGCATCGCATTTGGCAGCATAATTCGTAAAAACGTCTGCCCGACACCCGCACCATCCATATAAGCGGCCTCCTCAACCTCCTTGGGCACGCCTCTAAAAAATTGGCGAAAAATAAAAATATACAGCCCTGCTCGCAAGGAATTGGCTGTTATGGAGGTTAAAATAAACGGCCAATACGTGTTAAGCAAATTAACAGATTTCCCAGTCAATAAAGGAATCAAGCCCATTAAGGTAAAGTCCTTCAGGTTCAAATACACGGGAATAAGGATAGTCGTAGGCGGTACCATGATCGTTAAAATGACGCCGCCAAAAAGCAGCTTGCTCCCTTTAAACTTAAGTCTTGCAAATGCATAGCCCGCGAGCGCACAGGAGGCAGCCGTCAGCAGCGTCGTTGTCGATGACAGCGCAAGCGTGTTCAGCAGCGTCTGCCAATAATCCATAATGGCTATAGCCTGCTTCATATTATCCAGCGTATAATTTTGTGGAATCCATATGACAATCGGTGAGTAAAGATCTGTCTTTGACTTTATCGCTGTTGAAATCTTTTGCAAAATGGGATAGAGGATAACGAAGGATAAGCCTGCGATTAAAGTTAAACGAACGATGGACCACAGCCATCGCTTCCAGCTTTCTAACGATAATAATCGGGCCATTATCAAGGCATTCACGCTCCTTTTAGTCTTGGTAGAATACCCTTTTAGATACAAAATACGAGCTGATCAGCAAAATAATCATAATTGCCAGAAAGTAGAGCCAGGCCATCGCTGAGCTGAGGCCAAAGTTAAAGGTGGTAAAGCCCGTCTCCCGAATCAATTCCGTCATATTGTTCCTTGAGAACGAGTCGATAATCGTGTAGATCATATTGACTAGAATGAGCGGGCTGACCATCGGGAACGTAATTTTCCAAAAGGCTTCATAGCCGGTAGCCCCCTCCATCTTGGACGCCTCATAGAGCTGAGGAGATATCGTCTGGATGCCCGCCAAGAAGATCAAGAGCTGCACGCCCGACTGACTGACAATTTGATAAATACGGTCAACTGCCCCCGTAAGATATAGGACAATATCTTCATGAACTCCTGCATCCAGCATTAATCCGGCAAGCTCATAGGCGCCAAACGCATTGATGATGCTGGAGCCCGCATTTTGGTCATTGACGGCTTGAATCAAGCTTGTGCTCTCCAGCGTCATAATAACTCCCGAGGCCAAAATAACAGGCAGAAAAAAGATCGACCTTGCAATAGCTCTGCCGAAAAACTTCTGATTCAGCAATACAGCTAAAAACAAACTGAATATAACGATCAACGGTACGTTTACGACCATGTCCACAATCGCTTCTGTCAATATGCGATTAAAGCTCGTATTAATCGTCAACGCCTCTACAAAGTTTGAAAATCCGATAAATTGGATGCTCAAGCCCTCCGAGTTAGCTGTTATAGAGCTAAAGCTGTAGCGTAAGGAGGAGAGCAGCGGAATGAAGAAGAAAAAGACAAATCCGAGCACCCAGGGCAGTACAAAAATAAAGCCTAGAAAAGCCTTCTGCTGTGCATATGTCCGCTGCTTCAATCCGAGCTTCATTATAAGCTTCAAGAGCGCTCACCACCCGTAATATAGCTCTCGGCTTCTACCGTCCTGCCCTCAACCGTCACTTGAGTACGGTTATAATTTACAATGACGTATATTCCATTCTCATAAACCGTCTTAAAAACACCTTCATCCAGCTTGTCATGCGCGGTAATCCGCTCGTTTCGAACGCTCCTCAGCACGGCGTTCACTTCGTGATAGATGTCCGAGGCTTTATCTAGCCATAGCTTGTAATTGACAGCATAGAGATAATCGTATTCACTATCCTTTACCTTATAGTTCGGCTCGTAAATCCATTCGAAGTAAACACCCGCTCCATATTCCAAATTTTTCAGCACATATTGCTTTTCATTCGTATAAGCGGAAAGATTATACGGCGCCCCGGCGTATTCTATAAATCCACGAATGACCATCTGATAGAAGGGGATTTCTTCATCCTCAAGCTTAAATCCGCTGCCAGACAGCGGTGCATTCGTAATGTCGGACAAATACGCCAGCGCATAGGCATTTCCGCCGTTAGCCATCATGAGCAAATTTCCATCTCGAATTTTGCCCAGCGCCTCGCCCGATATAGTTTCGGACACCGTTCGATCAATTTGTCTATTTTTACGAAAATCGCTATTCAATTGATCGGCCAAATCCTGCAGCGCGAGGCCTCCAAGCTGAAAATTACGAATGCCTTTGAGCATGGAATCCGTATAGCCCGGTACGAGCCGTGGGGATATGACATAGGATGGCGATTTGGTTCCATCCCGTCGATTGAGTGCCCGATCAAGCGGATATAGCGTGGCAGGAACCTCTCTTAGCGTTCTTGAAGCTTCATCGGACTCATTGAATCCTTCTCCTGTAAGCGCAGTCAAAACGGCAACCTCCGGGTACAGAGAAATCCCCTTGCTTTGAGCAAACGCCACAAATTGCTGCAATCCCTTGCTCCCCCCGATTTCCTCATCGACCTTCATATGATCCATGACCTTATGATCAAGACCGTTATTGAACCAGCCAGCATACTTGAGCTTAATATCGTTTATCTCACGCTGCTGCAATTGCTCGACAATGATCTGCGCTTGCTCGAATGTCGTAAGCGGTTCAAGGGCCCGGTAGGGAATGCCCACGAAGTGCTTCTGCTTCGATATGCTTCCTACTAGCTGCAAATAGAAGGGCGTATTTACTTTCGAATCGTCAGCCTCGCGCTTAAGTAACCCATTATTTTTCTCCAAATATTGCTGATAATAATGGGCCATTCCTTGGTAAGAGGCTTGCTTGCCACTTAGAAAAGCATAACGGATCGTATAATCGCTTTTCATCGGATTTTCTTGAAATTTTGGGAGAGAACGCTGCTGCCCATTCCCATCCAGATAAACGGTTCCCTTATTGATCACATAAAAATTCGGATAAACATAGTTGTAGCTGTTCAACCTGCCTCCAATGTCCGCGTGGATAGTAGCAGCAGCAGCCCCCTGCTCAATGATCCCAAGAAAAGCTCCGCTTTCCCGAATGATCCCAAACACGGGGAGTCTCACCTTTTGTTCTCTAGCTGCATTTTCTGTCCTGTCTATCGTTTGATCCGACCCGTAGACAGGCTGCTGATAGGCCGGATATTTGGTTTTTCCATTGTTAAAGTGGATAAGGGCACCGGAACCGTCCGGAACGAACAGGGAACCGCCCTCATCCTTACCCCCTGCACCAAAAAAGCTGAGGAGCGAAATCGTGTTCACGGGATATTCCTCGGGATAGCGGATGCTGGAAACGGGAATTTTGGCAACTAAGCTGTCCTCATCCAGCGTATATTCAATCGTTGCTTGAAAAATGCGCGCGGCGGGCTTCTCCTGCGTAAATTGAAGCTCGGTCATGTCCTCCTGCAGCTCCGCTTCTGTATAACCCGATTTCTCCAATGCGGCGAGCGCCCGCTCCAATTGAAGCCCGTTTAATGCGCTGTCATTTCTTCTATAGACCGCTTTTTCCGCATCCTCCTTATAGGCAATGAGAAATGCTCTTTTTCCTGATTTGTCCAGCCTGCTCGATAATTGCTCGAAGCGGGCCTTGCTTAGCATTTGAGGTAAATCCTCTGCTGTTTTTGCGCTCGTGCCAAATTGATAAGAAACGCTGATCCCACTCGGAATCTCTGTGACATTGATCTGTTTATGGGCAACACTGTCTGTGTAGGAATTAATAGAGTTGATCTGGCCGAAGCTGTTATAAAAATCAATTTTTATTTGAGAGGACAATAAATCCTTGTTTACTCCCGTAGCAAGTGAATCCGAGTCTCGATCAAGCGGGTTGCTGTTCCATATTTCACCCGTATGTTTAATAAGAACCGCTATCGCCCCAGTCTGATCCTCTACGAATAACCGCAGTTGCTCGTTTTCAGCTACTCCCTTCATACCGGCGACACGAGAATCCGTGAAAGCAGCGCTTAAGGTCTTGCCTTGGGTAAAAACCGGCAAAGCCTGATTACCATCCTCCCTATGCTCGCCAGATGGCGTAGCGGAGCAGCCTGCAAGGATCATCCCGCTCAGGAAGCATGTGATCAACAGGGCTTTTTTGGCTATATTCATCTCTATGCCTCCTCCCTTAACTTCTCAAAACCATTTCTTGATAGATAACGGATATAAAAGCCAGCATCTGTTGGATTAAGCTAAAGAACAATAAGCTTAAGAAGGCCATAAACCCCATAGCTGCAATCGTCAAAATGATAGTTCCAATTGTTTTGGACGGGGTATATTGATGAACTGTCATATTGCCGACAAAGAGCAGAAACACGCACCAAATCATGGCGATGCTGCTGGAAAAATGATAAAACGCCGTCTCCTGCAGCGAAATGAAATTGCTCAACAAAATCCAAGGTAGATGGATTATAACGAACGGTATTAATGCAAAGCATGTTGAAGTAAAGATGTCGACAAACTTCCCTTCCCCATCCATTAAGGTCGTCAGCGACCAATTGGCCACACACCAAAACAATACAGGAACAACGACATACAAAATCTCCATAAAGCTGTTCAAACCATTTGGATTAACGAGGTTGACTACAAACCCGCTGTACTGGCTCTGCATAATATTGGTCACAGCAAGCAAAAACAAAATCACAAAAGAAATGACGATATTCGCCTTTTGATTGCGGTCATATTTTAGCTCCCAATAGCCATTAAAGGGATGCATAATGAGATAGAAAGGGTATTTGTACAGCTCACTGTTCAATGGAGGCAATCTGGCGTCCCCCTTTCTTTTTTCGATACTTTTTAATCAACAAGGCAACGATCACAAGTCCAAGCATCCCCGTCATAATCGCAGTAAAATGCTCCCGCAGCACTTGCTTGCGATAAAGCAGGAACGCCTTCGAATAGCCTTTCTGATCCATACTTTGTTTAAAATATTGCATAGCCTCGCCATAATCTCCCTGCCGAATCAGCGCTTTGCCAATTCCCGCGTAGGCGAATTCCAAATTTGCATTCATATTGATCGTCTGTTGAAACAACTTATGGGCCTGCTCTTCATCGCCTTTATAATAAGCCCTAACCGCCTCATTTAAGGTGCGACCGTATTCCGTTGATTGAAATACCGTGATTTCACCAAGCGCCTTATCTAATATAAGGTAATCATCACCAACACGCTCAAGTGCCACTGGCGTATGGAATTCACCCAATTGATTGCCTAGCCCGCCGAAAACATACATAAGATGTCCGTCGCCATTGTAGGTGAAAATTCGGCCTCTATTGGCATCCAAAATGGCGTATATCTCGCTGCCTGCGACATCAATATCGACCAATCGGGTTGGACCATCAGCCGTCATAAAACGAATATCTCCTTGTGGAGGAAAATAACCTTCCTCCCTTAAAATATCGCCGCCCCGTGCATTTAATTTTCTGACGTTATTTTGCATTTGACTATTTGTCGCATAGAGGAAGCCTTCATCATTAATATCCAAATTGGAAAACTCCGTCGGCGTGAACATGACCATCTGGCTCCGCTGCGCTTGGGTGGACAGCATTTTCCAAAAATACTCAACTGGGCTGAAAGACACACGGTTTGCGCCAATAAATGATGTGAATTCGCCATTTGCATTAAATTCCATAAATCCGTCGAAAACACCAATTGCCATCACATAGACTCGCTGCGCCTTATCCACGACAACTCTTACCGGCTCAAATTTAAAGGAATCTTGCAGCAGCTCCGACTCGGGCGACTCGATAACCTTCACCAGCCTGTCGTTTTGATCAAGATGAACGACTCTTTGATTTCCTGTATCAGCTACGAACAGCTGCTTCTCATCCGTTACGAATAAACCTTGAGGACTTTGGAACGTTTCCTCCTTGCCCTCATGGACGTATGAAGTAATTACTCGCACCAGCTCAAATTGCTGATTCAGAATGACGACACGATTATTGCCTGTATCAAGCAAATAAATCTGCTTATCAGCTGTAACATGCAAATCGCTCGGCTCCTTTAACGCTCCAATCCCCATGCTCTCGCCGTGCCATAAGCTTGTTGCTTTGTAGGCTGCTGGAGCGGCTACCGTATTCCCCCAAAAGGAATAATTGTAAGCGCTATCATCCTCCGCCGCCTTGGCGATCGTTCCTCCCATGCCCATGCTTATGAGGCAACAAAGCACAATGAAAAGGTATACCTTCGTCTCTAATCCGCCTTTCAACATCCTGCACGACTCCCTTCTACTCTTTCATTCCGGAAGTTGCCATCGTCTGAATGACGCTGCTCTGGGAAATGATAAACAGTGTGATCGGAACTACCATCAAAATTAGCGCGACTGCCGCACCGACGCCAGCTCTGGCAATTCCCCCTTGCGTAATTTGACCCAAAGCATAATGCAGCGTCTTTAAATTTTCACTATAGATAAAGCTGCCCCCATCGGTTCCCCATAACATAGGAAACTGTAAGATCATAAGCGTTAACCATGCAGGCTTCACATTCGGCATGACTATGCTCCAAAAAATCCGGTATTCATTAGCACCATCTATTTTTGCCGCCTCCAGCAAAGCATCCGGTATTTGCTCCATGAATTGCTTCATGAGGAATAGTCCTAACGGAAAGGCAAGTGACGGTATAATAATCGACGCATGCGTGTTAATCCATCCAAGCCAGGACATCACCATATAGTTGGGAATTGCCGTTACATGCCCAGAAAACATTAAGGACAGCACCACTATGGAGAAAAGCGTCTTTGATCCCAAAAATC
This window encodes:
- a CDS encoding carbohydrate ABC transporter permease, with translation MIMARLLSLESWKRWLWSIVRLTLIAGLSFVILYPILQKISTAIKSKTDLYSPIVIWIPQNYTLDNMKQAIAIMDYWQTLLNTLALSSTTTLLTAASCALAGYAFARLKFKGSKLLFGGVILTIMVPPTTILIPVYLNLKDFTLMGLIPLLTGKSVNLLNTYWPFILTSITANSLRAGLYIFIFRQFFRGVPKEVEEAAYMDGAGVGQTFLRIMLPNAMPAIVTVLLFSFVWQWNDSFFTTTYLTSSKVMSTQLSSLPYNLAIFLQDGASSKADPFYLSMVQDTGILLAILPLIILYLFVQRYFVESIERTGLVG
- a CDS encoding lysophospholipase — translated: MSIIETTITSFDGTKLYFSKNKVSDAKAAVVIVHGLCEHAGRYDYVTEKLNKRGFNVYRFDHRGHARSEGPRTLYNDFHHMIDDINVIVEAALQESGDIPLFVIGHSMGGFASSSFGTKYPGKVKGIVLSGALTRYHTKVAGELPLALPLGTYFPNELGSGVCSDPEVVSAYANDPLVEKQISVDLFNCLGDGVEWLKQHAEKFVDPVLVLHGANDGLVSEQDSRDFYGDIASTDKTLKIYAHLMHEIFNEPSRDEVIEEAIAWLEQRI
- a CDS encoding MarR family winged helix-turn-helix transcriptional regulator, whose product is MKLEWMGNHRALIEKIIKYGNAYSNTYKLQRSYGTDVMFSASQIQTLEYILEAEDKDEKMSEMAARLGVSRSTFSKNVKNLEEKGLLEKYRLSGNRKDIYVKPSAEGREVYTKYTAFVRQICFDEIFQYADKVSKADKDNFIRILDLLADVLLWYGEKEQVPRKLIKMDTIVDEIKE
- a CDS encoding MMPL family transporter, which translates into the protein MSTFLYKLGKTAFDRPWQFLIGWIAIVGVVIALLAVNGIHSTSEMKIAGTESQKVLDQLTKELPEASGGQASIAFTVPEGERLDTPERLALIQKAVNDVYQVDYVINPAKLAAEAGLSAADSSQMGAASAQAEQGTQASQPSTAEIPPYGPLIIDGVPVFGVMLSSDGSLALFQFQFTEQQASLPKSVPDAVISAAAAAQQNNSGITAIPSDSLKSTPAIGSTEAIGLLIAAVVLIITLGSVVAAGLPLLTAIFGVAISIGGAFALSKFIPINDITPILAIMIGLAVGIDYSLFIVNRQRRMILDQGLSAREAASRAVGTAGSAVFFAGLTVIIALFGMLVIGIEFLSTMAIVAGVTVFITVLLALTLLPALLGLVGERICSTKVRMKNSSTGDKAQHGFSIRWVKGTVKFRWLIIIGVIIVLGTAAIPVAKMELGIPSGASANLDTSARQSYDAISKGFGEGFNGPLLLVGETKNASEPFTPEKLGMLVQELQMHDNVSLVTLMGVNKTGDMAIISLIPKTGPTDLATKELVNDLRAPQSSIAQNTDVKLGVTGFTAINIDMSSKLSEAFPLYVGIIVILSIIILLLVFRSIIVPIKATVGFILSILATFGLTTAVYQWGWLHSLFGFDTGGPLLSFMPILVTGILYGLAMDYQVFLVSSMRESYVHGHRGTDSVVHGYDLASRIVLAAAVIMVSVFAGFIFAPDAMIKQIGFALAIGILIDAFIVRMTLVPAVMAIFGDKAWWLPKWLDRLLPNLDVEGDKLITALNAQASSNSKT
- a CDS encoding metallophosphoesterase: MVLYTRLVENGLKREKCIQGRQLNLMNVERTLVISDIHGCYREFIELLEKIEYRSLQDRLILLGDYVSRGPKSKEVVELVMHLVQEQGAIALQGNHDHRFVRVMENRASEQDITRFFEHGGSETLHSYCRTTRSNRLEHLKEARDVMLGEFASHLAFLKKLPFYYEDNDYIYVHAGLNPSVAQLCEQSTHDLLYIKEQFYRNKTRMEKVVVFGHTVTKDIHGSYAIWLGGDKIGIDGGCSFGGQLNCLELVNGKVGRFFESA
- the abc-f gene encoding ABC-F type ribosomal protection protein, whose translation is MALIKVTNLTFAYEGSYDNIFNQVTFQMDTNWRLGFTGRNGRGKTTFLQLLLGNYEYNGTISADVGFEYFPFAIENKQYNTLDIIDHICPDYQHWELLRELSLLKVSEDVLYRPFDTLSNGEQTKVQLAALFLKENRFLLIDEPTNHLDIHARKLVSHYLNAKKGFILVSHDRAFLDNCVDHTLSINKTGIEIQRGNFSDWWENKQRQDQFEMAENEKLRKDVKRLNEAAQRTSSWSHEVEKTKNGTRNSGSKVDKGYIGHKAAKMMKRSKTLEHRQQSAIDEKAQLLKNVESSESLKISQLAYHKNQLAELDHVSIQYGEKTACRDVSFTIEQGDRIALAGPNGSGKSSLLKLIYGEEIPFSGTLRKGSQLKISYVSQDTAHLQGHLSAYAASHGIDESLFKAILRKLDFSRIQFEKDIASFSGGQKKKVLIAKSLCEPAHLHIWDEPLNFIDVISRMQMEELLLEHAPTILFVEHDSEFCKHVATKVVELEG